A genomic window from Bacillus mesophilus includes:
- a CDS encoding BMP family lipoprotein, with protein MRKILFSFLLILALILGGCTSTDQLSSVEDVNTIKIGIMLSDVGLGDQSFSDAAFHGLMKARDELNILFDYRELSETETYEQGLTELVEAENDVVVGLGFMVQEDIEKVAQKYPEQKFILIDSVSELDNITSITFKEDEGSFLAGVAAALATKTNKLGFIGGADVPLINKFANGFLQGAKSINPDIEVVIEYAGDFGNDQLGATMASQMISNGSDVLYAAAGFTGVGVLREAQNKGIYAIGVDSDQYFYAEKAVITSMLKNVDVALYQVISTFVENGELPTGHVELGLKENGVDLAPIRIIPFTEQQLNIIETNKENIKSGTITVTE; from the coding sequence ATGAGGAAAATATTATTCTCTTTTTTGTTGATTTTAGCTTTAATACTCGGTGGTTGTACTTCTACAGATCAATTAAGCTCAGTTGAAGATGTAAACACAATCAAGATCGGCATTATGCTTTCAGATGTAGGGCTGGGAGACCAATCCTTCTCCGATGCTGCTTTTCATGGTTTGATGAAAGCTAGAGATGAATTAAATATTTTATTTGATTATCGTGAGTTAAGTGAGACCGAAACATATGAACAGGGGCTAACGGAACTAGTTGAAGCTGAAAACGATGTTGTCGTTGGTTTAGGCTTTATGGTTCAAGAAGATATAGAAAAGGTTGCACAAAAATATCCAGAACAAAAATTCATTTTAATAGACTCTGTCTCAGAGCTTGATAACATAACATCCATTACATTTAAAGAAGATGAGGGAAGCTTCTTAGCAGGTGTGGCAGCGGCGTTGGCAACAAAAACGAATAAACTTGGTTTTATTGGTGGAGCAGACGTTCCATTAATTAATAAATTTGCTAATGGGTTCTTACAAGGGGCAAAATCTATTAATCCTGATATAGAAGTTGTTATTGAATATGCTGGTGACTTTGGTAATGATCAACTTGGAGCAACTATGGCTAGTCAAATGATCTCAAATGGTTCAGATGTCTTGTATGCTGCTGCAGGATTTACCGGAGTGGGTGTATTGAGAGAAGCACAAAACAAAGGAATTTATGCAATTGGTGTTGATAGTGATCAATACTTTTATGCAGAGAAGGCTGTGATCACGTCCATGCTCAAAAATGTAGATGTTGCTCTTTATCAAGTAATCTCGACATTTGTTGAAAATGGAGAACTTCCTACTGGACATGTTGAGCTAGGACTAAAGGAAAATGGTGTGGATCTAGCACCAATTCGAATTATTCCGTTTACTGAGCAACAACTAAACATAATCGAAACTAACAAAGAAAACATCAAATCAGGAACTATTACTGTAACTGAATAA
- a CDS encoding S1 RNA-binding domain-containing protein → MAINPGMIQTLIVNREVDFGFYVTDENEEVLLPNKEVIGEIDLDDQIEVFVYHDHEGRPIATMKTPKITMETYDWVDVVGVNEGLGVFIDIGLTKDMLVSRDDLPLFEEVWPTEGDRLYCSLKLDRNGRLFAKLATDPVIQELSMAASRNAFNKNVRGVIYRTVKIGSYMLTEEKYIGFIHDSQRRVEPRLGQTIEGRIIDVKEDGTVNVSLLPRAHEGMDEDSQVIYEYMEGRGGAMPYWDKSNSEDIQARFEMSKGAFKRALGKLMKEEKVYQEDGWTYFTSRK, encoded by the coding sequence ATGGCAATTAATCCAGGTATGATTCAAACTCTAATTGTAAATAGAGAAGTTGATTTTGGATTTTATGTGACAGATGAAAACGAAGAGGTATTACTACCAAACAAAGAGGTAATAGGTGAGATCGATTTAGATGACCAAATAGAGGTATTTGTCTACCATGACCATGAAGGTAGACCTATTGCAACGATGAAGACACCAAAGATTACTATGGAAACTTATGATTGGGTTGACGTAGTGGGTGTTAATGAAGGACTAGGTGTCTTCATTGATATTGGGCTTACAAAGGATATGTTAGTGTCTAGAGATGATTTACCCTTGTTCGAGGAAGTGTGGCCAACTGAGGGTGACCGACTTTATTGTAGTCTAAAGCTAGACCGAAATGGTCGTTTGTTTGCGAAGCTTGCAACAGATCCTGTCATACAAGAACTTTCCATGGCAGCATCGAGAAATGCTTTTAATAAAAATGTAAGAGGGGTTATATATAGAACCGTAAAAATTGGTTCATATATGCTAACTGAAGAAAAGTACATCGGGTTTATTCATGATTCTCAGCGTAGAGTAGAGCCCCGTTTAGGACAAACGATCGAAGGAAGAATTATCGATGTGAAGGAAGATGGAACAGTTAATGTTTCATTATTACCTAGAGCCCATGAAGGCATGGATGAGGACTCTCAGGTTATTTATGAATATATGGAGGGTCGTGGTGGTGCGATGCCATATTGGGATAAGAGTAACAGTGAAGATATCCAAGCAAGATTTGAAATGAGTAAGGGTGCTTTCAAACGTGCATTAGGAAAGCTAATGAAGGAAGAAAAAGTATATCAAGAGGATGGTTGGACCTACTTTACCTCTAGAAAATAG
- a CDS encoding YajQ family cyclic di-GMP-binding protein translates to MSKESSFDIVSKVELPEVTNAISIALKEIQTRYDFKGSKSDISLDKEELVLVSDDEYKLEQLKDVLISKLIKRGVPTKNIDYGKIEKASGGTVRQRGKLVQGIDKENAKKINTLIKNSGLKVKSQIQDDQIRVTAKSRDDLQAIISAVKQADLTVEVQFMNYR, encoded by the coding sequence ATGTCAAAGGAAAGCTCATTTGATATTGTTTCAAAGGTAGAACTACCAGAGGTCACAAATGCAATAAGCATTGCATTAAAAGAAATACAAACTCGTTATGATTTTAAAGGAAGCAAAAGTGATATTTCATTAGACAAGGAGGAGCTTGTACTTGTTTCTGATGATGAATATAAATTAGAGCAGCTTAAGGATGTACTGATTAGTAAGCTCATTAAAAGAGGAGTTCCCACTAAAAACATCGATTACGGGAAAATTGAAAAAGCTTCAGGTGGAACTGTTCGCCAAAGAGGCAAGCTAGTTCAAGGGATTGATAAAGAAAATGCTAAAAAGATCAATACGTTAATTAAAAACTCTGGTCTAAAAGTGAAAAGCCAAATACAAGATGATCAGATCCGTGTTACCGCTAAGAGCCGTGATGATTTACAGGCGATCATCTCAGCAGTAAAGCAGGCGGATTTAACAGTTGAAGTCCAGTTTATGAACTACCGATAA
- a CDS encoding SDR family oxidoreductase — MSNNQKQTHQTLPPQHQDRQPGIESEMNPTPVSVDSSYRGSNKLQGKTAVITGGDSGIGKSVAIYFAKEGANVVIIYLDEHEDANSTKQLVEAEGSKCLLLAGNAGNEHFCQEAVQQTIQTFGSIDIVVNNAAEQHPQNSIEEITAEQLEKTFRTNVFSYFYLTKAALPHLKEGSSIINTTSITAYEGNEKLLDYSSTKGAIVTFTRSLSKQLINRGIRVNGVAPGPIWTPLIPSTFTSEEVASFGANTPMKRPGQPCELGPSYVFLASNDSSYMSGQILHINGGTIVNG, encoded by the coding sequence ATGAGCAATAATCAAAAACAAACACACCAAACTTTGCCTCCTCAGCATCAGGACCGACAGCCTGGGATAGAATCAGAGATGAATCCTACTCCTGTTTCCGTTGATTCTAGCTATAGAGGGAGCAATAAACTTCAAGGAAAGACAGCCGTGATTACAGGTGGTGACAGTGGTATAGGAAAGTCTGTTGCCATTTACTTTGCAAAAGAAGGCGCAAACGTTGTTATTATTTATTTGGATGAGCACGAGGATGCTAATTCAACAAAACAATTAGTAGAAGCGGAAGGCTCAAAGTGTCTGTTGCTAGCAGGTAATGCTGGTAATGAACATTTTTGTCAGGAAGCTGTGCAACAGACTATACAAACTTTCGGTAGTATAGATATTGTTGTAAACAATGCTGCTGAACAACATCCGCAGAATAGTATTGAGGAAATTACAGCCGAACAACTAGAAAAGACTTTTAGAACCAATGTTTTTTCATATTTTTACTTAACAAAGGCTGCCCTTCCTCATTTAAAAGAAGGAAGCTCCATTATCAATACAACATCCATTACTGCATATGAGGGAAATGAAAAGCTACTTGACTATTCCTCCACAAAAGGAGCAATCGTAACCTTCACACGCTCCTTATCTAAACAATTAATCAATCGTGGCATTCGAGTAAATGGCGTTGCGCCGGGTCCAATTTGGACACCATTAATTCCATCGACTTTCACAAGTGAAGAAGTTGCAAGCTTCGGAGCTAATACACCGATGAAACGTCCTGGACAGCCATGTGAACTAGGTCCAAGCTATGTCTTTTTAGCATCTAACGACTCTTCCTATATGTCTGGACAAATTCTTCATATTAATGGTGGTACCATTGTAAATGGGTAG
- a CDS encoding 3-ketoacyl-ACP reductase, which translates to MENLKGKTALITGAGRGIGRATAIALAKEGVNVGLVGLTMNNLEKVVAELSEFDVDASAAVADVADLESVHSAVDHIKQDLGSIDILVNNAGTAKFGGFLDLTPEEWENIIKVNLMGVYNVTRAVLPDMIENKSGDIINISSSAGQKGAPVTSAYSASKFAVLGLTESLMLEVRKHNIRVSALTPSTVATDLAFDTNLISENNLEKFMQPEDLAELIVSQLKLNRRVFVKSAGLWSTNPS; encoded by the coding sequence GTGGAAAATTTAAAAGGTAAAACGGCTCTAATCACAGGTGCAGGTCGTGGAATTGGAAGGGCAACTGCTATTGCTCTTGCTAAGGAAGGCGTAAACGTTGGATTAGTAGGGTTGACTATGAATAATCTAGAAAAGGTAGTTGCAGAATTGTCAGAGTTTGATGTGGACGCTTCTGCGGCTGTAGCCGATGTTGCAGATCTAGAGTCAGTACATAGTGCAGTAGACCATATTAAACAAGACCTAGGCTCTATTGATATACTAGTAAACAATGCTGGGACTGCTAAATTTGGTGGATTTCTTGACTTAACACCTGAAGAGTGGGAAAACATTATTAAAGTAAATCTTATGGGAGTTTATAATGTGACAAGAGCGGTGTTACCTGACATGATAGAAAATAAGTCAGGAGATATCATTAATATATCCTCTTCAGCAGGTCAAAAAGGAGCTCCTGTAACAAGTGCTTATAGTGCATCTAAATTCGCGGTCCTAGGGTTAACGGAGTCACTAATGTTAGAGGTAAGAAAGCATAATATTCGAGTAAGTGCTTTAACGCCAAGCACGGTAGCAACTGATCTTGCTTTTGATACTAATTTGATTAGTGAAAATAATCTAGAGAAGTTCATGCAACCAGAAGATCTTGCAGAGTTAATCGTCTCCCAATTAAAGTTGAATCGTCGAGTATTTGTTAAATCAGCGGGATTATGGTCAACAAATCCTTCATAA
- a CDS encoding alpha-amylase family glycosyl hydrolase translates to MSRKILMWLIPFLLFSSQTKAVEEEARNWQDEIIYSITIDRFYNGDVTNDHNVSIQNPLTYQGGDFKGIIEKLDYIKDLGFTTISLSPIIDNETDGYHGYWPQDFYETEEHFGTIEEFKQLVQAAHEKNIKVIVDLPITHIATTHEWLADPEKADWYTEAGEDGVLVTDIPQLLHETPEVEQYLIEMAKWWVSETDIDGYRLVNAHIPSVAFWERFSAEVKKSKEDLFLISDRMVNDDLLDASGDYSFYEEASSTFREVDQSLDELYQISKQHQTTLENPFVIGNFIDNDQTVRFTRELIEKRQNPETRLKLALTYLYGAPGIPMIYYGTEIALDGGQVPDNHRMMAFRADKVIVDYMTKLAEIRKHHSSLRHGDFELIFNQKGMAVFKRTFEEESTIIAINNASETITADIPVEVIGENQELRALLSDEIVRANEDRYLLVMDRETANIFMLHEQTGINWMFIIGMVGVWSAFGIFIYLVKRKSKSAGKDE, encoded by the coding sequence TTGAGCAGGAAGATACTTATGTGGCTGATTCCATTTCTTCTTTTTTCAAGCCAAACGAAGGCGGTTGAAGAAGAAGCACGAAATTGGCAGGATGAAATCATTTATTCAATAACAATCGATCGTTTTTATAATGGAGATGTAACAAATGACCACAATGTTTCAATTCAAAACCCACTCACTTATCAGGGGGGAGATTTTAAAGGAATAATAGAAAAGCTAGATTATATAAAAGACCTAGGATTTACAACGATTTCTTTATCACCAATCATAGATAACGAAACTGATGGTTATCACGGATATTGGCCTCAAGATTTCTATGAAACTGAAGAGCACTTTGGAACAATAGAGGAATTTAAGCAATTAGTTCAGGCTGCTCATGAGAAGAACATAAAGGTCATCGTTGACTTACCAATCACTCACATTGCTACTACTCACGAATGGTTGGCTGACCCTGAAAAAGCTGACTGGTATACAGAAGCAGGAGAAGATGGTGTTCTCGTAACGGATATCCCCCAGCTTCTACATGAAACTCCAGAGGTGGAACAATATCTTATAGAGATGGCCAAGTGGTGGGTATCTGAAACAGATATCGATGGCTACCGCTTAGTTAATGCACATATACCGTCAGTAGCATTTTGGGAGAGATTCTCAGCAGAAGTAAAGAAATCAAAAGAAGACCTGTTTCTAATTAGTGATCGTATGGTTAACGATGACCTACTAGATGCATCTGGAGATTATTCTTTTTACGAAGAGGCAAGTTCAACTTTCCGGGAGGTTGATCAGTCGTTGGACGAGCTTTATCAAATCTCCAAGCAACACCAAACAACCCTTGAAAATCCGTTTGTCATTGGAAATTTCATTGACAATGACCAGACTGTTCGTTTTACAAGGGAGCTCATCGAAAAGAGGCAAAATCCCGAGACCCGCCTAAAGCTAGCACTTACCTACCTATATGGAGCGCCAGGAATTCCGATGATTTATTATGGTACGGAAATTGCTTTAGATGGAGGACAGGTTCCTGACAATCATAGAATGATGGCGTTTAGGGCAGACAAGGTAATTGTAGATTATATGACGAAGCTTGCAGAAATCAGAAAACACCATTCCTCGCTTCGACATGGAGACTTTGAATTGATCTTCAATCAAAAAGGTATGGCAGTTTTTAAAAGGACTTTTGAAGAAGAATCTACTATTATTGCGATCAATAATGCTAGTGAAACGATTACTGCTGACATACCAGTCGAAGTAATTGGTGAGAATCAAGAGCTTCGAGCACTTTTAAGCGATGAAATCGTTCGAGCCAACGAAGACAGGTACTTACTAGTAATGGACAGAGAAACAGCTAACATTTTTATGCTACATGAACAGACAGGTATTAACTGGATGTTCATTATAGGAATGGTTGGAGTTTGGTCAGCGTTTGGGATATTTATTTATCTTGTGAAGAGAAAGTCAAAAAGTGCGGGAAAAGATGAGTAA
- the asnB gene encoding asparagine synthase (glutamine-hydrolyzing): MCGITGWVSYKQSLENEVNTVKKMAESLALRGPDDTNVWVKRHAAFGHKRLIVVDPAGGKQPMSRKKGEQSYTICYNGELYNTEDIRKELLSKGYTFQSHSDTEVLLTSFIEWGEQCVEYLNGIFAFAVWDEQNEKLFIGRDRLGVKPLFYYEQDGHLIFGSELKAILAHPSVKAEVGLDGLSEVFGLGPSRSPGHGVFNGVKELRPAHSLSFSKNGLKIWRYWNVESKPHHESVEETAEKVRFLFTDAVTRQLVSDVPVMTFLSGGVDSSAITAIASNAFEKEGKGPLHTYSIDYEDNDKYFEANEFQPNSDQPWIQLMSDTFSTVHHNSVITTDQLVNHLTDSVLARDLPGMADVDSSLLWFCKEIKKDFVVGLSGECADEIFGGYPWFHRPEDLASSAFPWMRSTELREGLLQSHWRKKLNLNQYVQDRYDETVKETPLLDGETPQEAQRRQLFYLNMLWFMTTLLDRKDRMSMGASLEVRVPFADHRLVEYVWNIPWEMKMHEGREKGILRKALEGTLPHDVLYRKKSPYPKTHNPNYTKAVKGWMESILQDKSSALYHFFDEKKLKEIVATEGKAFTVPWFGQLMTGPQLLAHLAQIHVWFKEYGINVKE, from the coding sequence ATGTGTGGAATTACAGGATGGGTATCCTATAAACAATCATTAGAAAATGAAGTGAATACGGTCAAAAAAATGGCTGAATCCTTAGCCCTTCGTGGCCCAGATGATACAAATGTATGGGTGAAAAGGCATGCAGCCTTTGGACATAAACGATTAATTGTTGTCGATCCTGCAGGCGGAAAACAGCCAATGAGTAGGAAAAAGGGCGAGCAGTCTTATACGATTTGTTATAACGGAGAGTTATACAACACAGAGGATATAAGAAAGGAACTACTTTCTAAAGGGTATACGTTTCAATCTCATTCAGATACTGAGGTTTTGCTCACTTCCTTTATAGAGTGGGGAGAGCAATGTGTTGAATACTTAAATGGAATTTTTGCATTTGCAGTATGGGATGAACAGAATGAAAAGCTGTTTATTGGTAGAGATCGTTTAGGAGTGAAGCCATTATTTTATTATGAACAGGATGGCCATTTGATTTTCGGTTCAGAGTTAAAGGCAATCCTTGCTCACCCTTCTGTAAAAGCTGAGGTTGGATTAGATGGTTTATCGGAGGTATTTGGATTAGGTCCATCGCGTTCACCGGGGCATGGGGTTTTTAACGGTGTAAAGGAATTGCGTCCAGCACACTCTTTGAGCTTCTCTAAAAATGGTTTGAAAATTTGGAGATATTGGAATGTAGAAAGTAAACCACATCACGAGAGTGTTGAGGAAACTGCGGAAAAAGTAAGGTTCTTATTCACAGATGCGGTAACGAGACAGCTTGTGTCTGATGTTCCAGTCATGACCTTTTTATCAGGCGGAGTAGACTCAAGTGCTATTACAGCAATTGCTTCAAATGCCTTTGAAAAAGAGGGCAAAGGTCCACTTCACACTTACTCGATTGACTATGAGGATAATGATAAATACTTTGAAGCAAATGAATTTCAACCAAATTCTGATCAACCATGGATTCAGTTAATGTCTGACACATTTAGTACGGTACACCATAACTCTGTGATCACAACAGACCAGTTAGTTAATCATTTAACTGACTCCGTATTAGCTCGTGACTTACCGGGAATGGCAGATGTAGATTCATCACTTTTGTGGTTTTGTAAGGAAATAAAAAAGGATTTTGTAGTAGGACTTTCCGGAGAGTGTGCAGATGAAATCTTTGGTGGATACCCTTGGTTTCATCGTCCAGAGGATTTAGCATCAAGTGCATTTCCTTGGATGAGGTCTACTGAGCTTAGAGAAGGTCTTCTTCAATCACATTGGAGAAAGAAACTTAACTTAAATCAATACGTTCAAGATCGCTATGATGAAACCGTAAAAGAGACACCGCTTCTTGATGGTGAGACTCCACAAGAGGCTCAGCGTAGACAATTATTCTATTTAAATATGCTTTGGTTTATGACCACATTACTAGATCGTAAGGATCGGATGAGTATGGGAGCAAGCCTTGAGGTACGTGTTCCTTTTGCAGACCATCGCTTAGTAGAATATGTTTGGAATATTCCTTGGGAGATGAAAATGCATGAGGGGCGTGAGAAGGGAATTCTTCGTAAGGCACTTGAAGGCACTTTACCTCATGATGTCCTGTATCGAAAGAAGAGTCCTTATCCAAAAACTCACAACCCGAATTACACGAAAGCAGTAAAAGGTTGGATGGAGAGTATATTACAAGATAAGTCCTCTGCTCTTTATCATTTCTTTGATGAAAAGAAGTTAAAGGAAATAGTAGCAACTGAAGGGAAAGCATTTACTGTGCCATGGTTTGGCCAGCTTATGACTGGACCACAACTTCTTGCACACTTAGCCCAAATTCACGTTTGGTTCAAAGAATATGGCATTAACGTAAAAGAGTAA